The following proteins come from a genomic window of Natronosalvus vescus:
- a CDS encoding DUF5799 family protein, with protein MGTEWTDRIVGERMTVDREFSTRIQSSRFTSQEWSLIMTATEFEIENPDDPEAARIVANTEKVEQILPELENVRSQVGAMGGDPGAGSSSSGGIVSSIKGALGMGGGGGSYDEEREAAETLTQEYADELQSQLESKGRWEQVRSLAAE; from the coding sequence ATGGGAACAGAGTGGACGGATCGGATCGTCGGCGAGCGAATGACCGTCGATCGGGAGTTCTCGACGCGGATCCAGAGCTCCCGCTTTACGAGCCAGGAGTGGAGCCTGATCATGACCGCGACGGAGTTCGAGATCGAGAACCCCGACGACCCCGAGGCGGCCCGGATCGTCGCCAACACCGAGAAGGTCGAACAGATTCTCCCCGAACTCGAGAACGTTCGCTCGCAGGTGGGCGCGATGGGCGGTGACCCTGGCGCTGGCTCGAGTTCGAGCGGTGGCATCGTCTCCTCGATCAAGGGTGCACTTGGCATGGGCGGTGGCGGTGGAAGCTACGACGAGGAACGCGAGGCCGCCGAGACGCTGACTCAGGAGTACGCCGACGAACTACAGTCCCAGCTCGAGTCGAAAGGTCGCTGGGAACAGGTTCGATCGCTAGCTGCCGAGTAA
- a CDS encoding phosphoribosyltransferase: protein MFDDRTDAGNQLADALVERGIEADVVLGIPRGALPIARPVADALEADLDVVVARKLGAPSNPELALGAVASDGSVWLNESVIAHLNVDDAIIEDTREREAENAATKAARYRDGDDLPDLEGKRVVIVDDGVATGATAIACLRQVRAADCEFVMLAVPVGSPDSVSRLETEADEVFALQTPRWFQAVGQFYRDFGQVSDEEAMTYLDRP from the coding sequence ATGTTCGACGACAGAACCGACGCCGGGAACCAACTGGCCGACGCGCTGGTAGAACGGGGGATCGAGGCCGACGTCGTCCTCGGAATTCCGCGGGGTGCACTCCCCATCGCTCGACCGGTCGCCGATGCGCTCGAGGCCGACCTCGACGTCGTCGTGGCGCGCAAGCTGGGTGCGCCGTCGAACCCCGAACTCGCCCTCGGCGCGGTCGCGAGCGATGGCTCCGTCTGGCTGAACGAGTCGGTCATCGCACACCTCAACGTCGATGACGCGATCATCGAAGACACGCGAGAGCGGGAAGCCGAGAACGCCGCGACCAAAGCCGCCCGCTATCGGGACGGCGACGACCTCCCGGATCTCGAGGGAAAGCGCGTCGTCATCGTCGACGACGGCGTGGCGACCGGGGCGACGGCCATCGCCTGCCTGCGACAGGTGCGGGCGGCCGACTGCGAGTTCGTGATGCTCGCCGTTCCCGTCGGCTCGCCCGACTCGGTATCGCGCCTCGAGACCGAAGCCGACGAGGTGTTCGCGTTGCAGACGCCGCGCTGGTTCCAGGCGGTCGGACAGTTCTACCGGGACTTCGGCCAGGTGAGCGACGAGGAAGCGATGACGTATCTGGATCGGCCGTAG
- a CDS encoding phosphomannomutase, with the protein MTLFGTAGIRGPVAEAITPALALAVGQAAGSPGETFVLGRDGRETGEALTAALEAGLESAGADVERVGQVPTPGLAFASQGRRGVMVTASHNPPADNGIKLFVDGVEYDREAEEMVEELVDNPVQASWDEWGSSRRSDVLDNYQGAVAAYVRSRFGEEERPLEGLNVAVDCGNGVGSLATPQVLGRLGADVVTINATVDGHFPGRPSKPTAETLTDFSSFLAAGEFDLGLAHDGDADRLVVLEPSGEVVHEDTILALVAAHYVGTASVDDPVVVTTPNASARIDELVREAGGRVERVRLGALHEGIDRVEAADGTDSDGDDDRTGTEVVFAAEPWKHIHTAFGGWIDGVTSAAVISALTLEAGSLDSLREPVSERPYRKVSIDCPEDAKESAMAALETALPAAFEEATVDTDYGIRLEFPDSAWILVRPSGTEPYVRLYAESDDVDALVADAKAVIQRNIDA; encoded by the coding sequence ATGACCTTGTTTGGAACCGCCGGGATCCGCGGGCCGGTCGCCGAGGCGATAACGCCCGCACTCGCGCTCGCGGTCGGACAGGCAGCTGGCTCGCCAGGCGAGACGTTCGTCCTCGGTCGGGACGGCCGCGAGACCGGGGAAGCTCTCACCGCTGCCCTCGAGGCCGGCCTCGAGAGCGCCGGCGCAGACGTCGAACGGGTCGGACAGGTGCCGACTCCGGGACTCGCCTTCGCCTCCCAGGGCCGACGTGGCGTGATGGTCACCGCGAGCCACAATCCGCCCGCGGACAACGGGATCAAGCTGTTCGTCGACGGCGTCGAGTACGATCGCGAAGCCGAGGAGATGGTCGAGGAACTCGTGGACAACCCAGTGCAAGCCTCTTGGGACGAGTGGGGCTCGTCCCGGCGCAGCGACGTCCTCGACAACTACCAGGGTGCCGTCGCCGCGTACGTCCGTAGCCGGTTCGGTGAGGAGGAGCGCCCCCTCGAGGGACTCAACGTCGCCGTCGACTGCGGGAACGGCGTCGGATCGCTGGCGACGCCACAGGTGCTCGGGCGCCTCGGAGCCGACGTCGTCACGATCAACGCCACCGTCGACGGCCACTTCCCGGGTCGACCGAGCAAACCGACCGCGGAGACGCTGACCGACTTTTCGTCGTTTCTCGCTGCTGGGGAGTTCGACCTCGGTCTCGCGCACGACGGCGATGCGGATCGACTGGTCGTCCTCGAGCCGTCCGGCGAGGTCGTCCACGAGGACACGATTCTGGCCCTCGTCGCCGCCCACTACGTCGGGACGGCGAGCGTCGACGACCCGGTCGTGGTGACGACGCCGAACGCCTCCGCCCGCATCGACGAACTCGTTCGCGAGGCTGGCGGCCGCGTCGAGCGGGTTCGACTGGGGGCCCTCCACGAGGGGATCGATCGCGTCGAGGCGGCCGACGGTACTGATTCCGATGGCGACGACGACCGGACGGGGACGGAAGTCGTCTTCGCCGCTGAACCCTGGAAACACATCCACACCGCCTTCGGCGGCTGGATCGACGGCGTAACCAGCGCCGCGGTAATCAGTGCACTCACGCTCGAGGCCGGATCGCTCGACAGCCTCCGCGAACCCGTTTCAGAGCGGCCGTACCGAAAGGTCTCGATCGACTGCCCGGAAGACGCAAAGGAGTCCGCGATGGCCGCCCTCGAGACGGCGCTACCGGCGGCGTTCGAGGAGGCGACGGTCGACACGGATTACGGGATCCGACTCGAGTTCCCCGATAGCGCCTGGATTCTCGTCCGCCCGAGCGGCACCGAACCCTACGTCCGACTCTACGCCGAGAGCGACGACGTTGATGCGCTGGTTGCCGACGCGAAGGCAGTGATTCAACGAAATATTGACGCTTAG
- a CDS encoding NADH:flavin oxidoreductase/NADH oxidase — protein sequence MTNLFSPLTLRDLEVPNRIAVSPMCQYSSPTDGLAREWHRVHLGSRAVGGAGLVMAEATAVEARGRISTHDLGIWSDEHAAALEPITEFIRAQGSVPAIQLAHAGHKASKNQPWKGNVPVHPDEGGWEVLSPSPEAYPFENEPHEMRRATQDDIEAVIKAFRESAERSLEAGFQVAEVHAAHGYLLHQFLSPVTNRRKDDYGGSFENRTRIVREATAAVRDVWPEEWPVFVRISGSDWLDDRESWDLEQSKRLARDLVDLGVDLIDVSSGGIHPDQQGPTGPNYQVPLAEGIGDAVGDDIAVGAVGGITQPEQADAIVRNDRADLVLVAREFLRDPYFPLRWADDLELEGPEWPVQYRRAVGK from the coding sequence ATGACGAACCTATTTTCCCCACTCACGCTGCGCGATCTCGAGGTGCCCAATCGGATCGCTGTCTCGCCGATGTGTCAGTACTCCTCGCCGACTGACGGACTGGCCCGGGAGTGGCATCGCGTCCACCTCGGGAGTCGAGCCGTTGGCGGGGCCGGGCTGGTGATGGCCGAGGCGACCGCCGTCGAGGCCAGGGGGCGCATCTCGACGCACGATCTGGGTATCTGGAGCGACGAGCACGCCGCCGCGCTCGAGCCGATCACCGAGTTCATCCGCGCGCAGGGTTCGGTGCCGGCGATCCAGCTCGCCCACGCCGGCCACAAAGCCAGCAAGAACCAGCCCTGGAAGGGGAACGTGCCCGTCCACCCCGACGAGGGAGGCTGGGAGGTGCTCTCCCCGTCGCCGGAAGCGTACCCCTTCGAGAACGAACCCCACGAGATGCGACGAGCGACCCAGGACGACATCGAGGCCGTGATCAAGGCCTTCCGCGAGAGTGCCGAACGATCGCTCGAGGCCGGATTCCAGGTCGCGGAGGTACACGCCGCCCACGGCTACCTCCTCCATCAGTTCCTCTCGCCGGTGACGAACCGCCGGAAGGACGACTACGGCGGGAGCTTCGAGAACCGCACCCGGATCGTGCGGGAGGCGACGGCTGCCGTCCGCGACGTCTGGCCCGAAGAGTGGCCGGTGTTCGTCCGGATCTCGGGTTCCGACTGGCTCGACGACCGGGAATCCTGGGATCTCGAGCAATCGAAGCGCCTCGCCCGCGACCTCGTCGACCTGGGGGTCGACCTGATCGACGTGAGCTCCGGCGGCATCCACCCCGACCAGCAGGGACCGACCGGGCCGAACTACCAGGTACCCCTCGCGGAGGGAATCGGCGACGCCGTCGGCGACGACATCGCCGTCGGTGCCGTCGGCGGCATCACCCAGCCAGAGCAAGCTGACGCCATCGTCCGGAACGACCGGGCCGACCTCGTGCTCGTCGCTCGAGAGTTCCTGCGTGACCCGTATTTCCCGCTTCGATGGGCCGACGATCTCGAGCTCGAGGGGCCCGAGTGGCCGGTACAGTACCGGCGTGCGGTGGGGAAGTAA
- a CDS encoding biotin transporter BioY — MATSTNSVNLVDGDVAQSFARAAVLAALISATAYVSIPIPFSPVPFTLQVLFVCLAGLALGPVWGPVSMLLYVTAGAVGLPVFANGAGGLGVIAGPTGGYLLSYPIAAFVIGLFVHRGTTLRDPATVSLPTLVVSVVAGLVLVYGIGVPWFGWVQNVGMAEAVVVAMVPYLPFDLVKLAAAIAIVRSGRLSIGN; from the coding sequence ATGGCGACATCCACCAACTCCGTCAACCTCGTCGACGGCGACGTCGCGCAGTCGTTCGCTCGAGCGGCCGTGCTCGCGGCGCTGATCAGCGCGACGGCGTACGTCTCGATCCCGATTCCGTTCTCACCCGTCCCGTTCACCCTGCAGGTGTTGTTCGTGTGCCTCGCCGGCCTCGCACTCGGCCCCGTCTGGGGCCCTGTGTCGATGCTCCTGTATGTCACCGCCGGCGCGGTCGGACTCCCGGTGTTCGCGAACGGCGCGGGCGGTCTCGGCGTCATCGCCGGTCCCACGGGTGGCTACCTCCTCTCCTATCCAATCGCGGCGTTTGTGATCGGACTCTTCGTCCACCGGGGGACGACGCTGCGCGATCCGGCTACAGTTTCGTTGCCGACGCTGGTCGTGAGCGTCGTCGCCGGACTCGTCCTCGTATACGGGATTGGCGTTCCCTGGTTCGGCTGGGTGCAGAACGTTGGGATGGCCGAGGCCGTCGTCGTAGCTATGGTACCCTACCTCCCGTTCGATCTGGTGAAACTCGCGGCAGCCATCGCTATCGTCCGTAGCGGTAGACTGTCGATCGGCAACTGA
- the thrS gene encoding threonine--tRNA ligase codes for MSEPDSSDAESAQSPIAVVLPDGSELEVGPDATVEDCAYAIGPGLGRDTIAGKLDGELVAKEEPAYDGAKLEIVTDQSNEYLDVLRHSAAHCLAQAVERHFDDVKLAIGPPTEEGFYYDFDDLDVDESDFAALEAEIEAIIDADYEIEREEVSIEEAEERLADEPYKLELLEELAEEGESVTFYSQGEWEDLCAGPHVDSTGEIGVVKLLEIAGAYWRGDEENPMQTRIYGTAFEDESDLEAYLTRREEAKERDHRKIGNEMDLFSIQDVTGPGLPLYHPPGKTILKELEAFVEEINEDAGYDYVETPHVFKTKLWERSGHYENYADDMFLFEVGDDEFGLKPMNCPGHAAIFQDHSWSYRDLPIRYAENGKVYRKEQRGELSGLSRVWAFTIDDGHLFIRPDQIEQEVEAIMDAIDEVLSTFDLEYEVALATRPEKSVGSDEIWERAESQLENVLEKRNVDYDLEAGDGAFYGPKIDYAFKDAIGRSWDGPTVQLDFNMPERFDLDYVGKDNDEHKPVMIHRALYGSYERFFMMLIEHYEGNFPFWLAPEQVRVLPISDANLGYAHRVANEFDDFRIEVDHRDSTLERKIRAAHDDRVPYQIIVGDNEEEAGTISVRDRFEAQEYDVSIDEFSAHLEAERDEKRSEPDFLAD; via the coding sequence ATGTCAGAACCCGACTCATCAGACGCAGAATCAGCACAGTCACCGATCGCCGTCGTCCTCCCGGACGGGTCCGAACTCGAGGTCGGCCCCGACGCCACCGTCGAGGACTGCGCCTACGCAATCGGCCCCGGCCTCGGCCGCGACACGATCGCCGGCAAACTCGACGGCGAACTCGTCGCTAAAGAGGAACCCGCCTATGATGGCGCGAAACTCGAGATCGTCACCGACCAGTCAAACGAGTACCTCGACGTCCTCCGACACTCCGCGGCCCACTGTCTCGCCCAGGCCGTCGAGCGCCACTTCGACGACGTAAAACTCGCTATCGGCCCGCCAACGGAGGAGGGCTTTTACTACGATTTCGACGATCTCGACGTCGACGAGAGTGACTTCGCGGCCCTCGAGGCTGAGATCGAGGCCATCATCGACGCCGACTACGAGATCGAACGCGAGGAGGTTTCGATCGAAGAAGCCGAGGAACGGCTGGCCGACGAACCCTACAAACTCGAGTTGCTCGAGGAGTTAGCCGAGGAGGGTGAGTCGGTCACCTTCTACAGCCAGGGTGAGTGGGAGGATCTTTGTGCCGGCCCACACGTCGACTCGACGGGCGAGATCGGCGTCGTCAAACTGCTCGAGATCGCCGGTGCCTACTGGCGCGGGGACGAGGAGAACCCGATGCAGACCCGGATTTACGGAACGGCGTTCGAGGACGAGAGCGACCTCGAGGCCTACCTCACGCGTCGCGAGGAGGCCAAAGAGCGCGACCACCGCAAGATCGGCAACGAGATGGATTTGTTCTCGATCCAGGACGTGACGGGGCCGGGGCTGCCGCTGTATCACCCGCCGGGGAAGACGATCCTCAAGGAACTCGAGGCGTTCGTCGAGGAGATCAACGAGGACGCGGGCTACGACTACGTCGAGACGCCTCACGTTTTCAAGACGAAGCTCTGGGAGCGATCGGGTCACTACGAGAACTACGCCGACGACATGTTCCTCTTCGAGGTGGGCGACGACGAGTTCGGCCTCAAGCCGATGAACTGTCCGGGCCACGCCGCCATCTTCCAGGATCACTCCTGGAGCTATCGCGACCTCCCGATCCGGTACGCCGAGAACGGCAAGGTCTACCGGAAGGAACAGCGCGGCGAACTCTCCGGGCTCTCCCGCGTCTGGGCGTTCACGATCGACGACGGCCACCTGTTCATCCGCCCCGACCAGATCGAACAGGAGGTCGAAGCGATCATGGACGCCATCGACGAGGTGCTCTCGACGTTCGACCTCGAGTACGAGGTCGCGCTCGCGACCCGGCCGGAGAAGTCGGTTGGCTCGGACGAGATCTGGGAGCGTGCGGAGTCACAACTCGAGAACGTTCTCGAGAAACGTAACGTCGACTACGACCTCGAGGCCGGTGACGGCGCGTTCTACGGACCGAAGATCGACTACGCCTTCAAAGACGCCATCGGGCGTAGCTGGGACGGGCCCACGGTGCAACTCGACTTCAACATGCCCGAACGCTTCGACCTCGACTACGTCGGGAAGGACAACGACGAGCACAAGCCGGTGATGATCCACCGGGCGCTGTACGGCAGCTACGAGCGCTTCTTCATGATGCTCATCGAGCACTACGAGGGGAACTTCCCGTTCTGGCTCGCCCCCGAGCAGGTACGCGTCCTCCCGATCTCGGACGCCAACCTCGGCTACGCCCACCGCGTCGCCAACGAGTTCGACGACTTCCGCATCGAGGTCGACCACCGCGACAGCACGCTCGAGCGCAAGATCCGGGCGGCTCACGACGATCGCGTCCCGTACCAGATCATCGTCGGTGACAACGAGGAGGAGGCGGGTACCATCTCGGTTCGCGACCGCTTCGAGGCCCAGGAGTACGACGTCTCGATCGACGAATTCAGCGCCCACCTTGAGGCCGAGCGCGACGAGAAACGCTCGGAACCGGATTTCCTGGCCGACTGA
- a CDS encoding DUF7545 family protein, with amino-acid sequence MADDVETTTFSIETADGDTDEVTLPSGLVDLLAEGDQTQAETVGDITLLSFASRAHHIVHHGEEPSEELEAQEARAMELFEERFGVTFAEATGHHH; translated from the coding sequence ATGGCAGACGACGTCGAGACCACGACCTTTTCGATCGAAACGGCAGACGGCGACACAGACGAGGTAACGCTTCCTTCGGGGCTAGTCGACCTGCTCGCCGAAGGTGACCAGACCCAGGCCGAGACCGTCGGCGACATCACGTTGTTGTCCTTCGCGAGCCGCGCCCACCACATCGTCCACCACGGCGAGGAGCCGAGCGAGGAACTCGAAGCCCAGGAAGCGCGTGCGATGGAGCTGTTCGAGGAGCGCTTCGGCGTCACTTTCGCGGAAGCGACGGGACATCACCACTAG
- a CDS encoding phosphoribosyltransferase family protein, which yields MNRAEKAALQLRAVDVLCMLKETRTYDELAERTGLPAGDLNRYVNGHVLPGTDRAHKIVEDVGHDALAAELEARIRVDDEGYVDNSGAVFDQPFLELVAPVVAESFDFDRPDVVLTAATDGITLAASLASYYGTRCAYAKKRKETAVEEFIEARERLESGIELTYYLPAAAIDEDDCVLVVDDLIRSGETQELLLDIVDAAGADIAGVFALIAAGSDGIDRAQARTDAPVGSLTTV from the coding sequence ATGAACCGAGCCGAAAAAGCCGCGCTCCAGCTCCGGGCGGTCGACGTGTTGTGTATGCTCAAGGAGACCCGAACGTACGACGAACTCGCCGAGCGAACGGGGCTGCCGGCAGGTGATCTCAACCGGTACGTTAACGGACACGTCCTCCCCGGTACTGACCGCGCTCACAAGATTGTCGAGGACGTCGGTCACGACGCGCTCGCGGCCGAACTCGAGGCGCGCATTCGGGTCGACGACGAGGGCTACGTCGACAACTCCGGCGCCGTCTTCGACCAGCCGTTCCTCGAACTCGTCGCCCCCGTCGTCGCCGAATCGTTCGACTTCGACCGTCCCGACGTCGTCCTGACGGCAGCAACCGACGGTATCACCCTCGCCGCCTCGCTCGCCAGCTACTACGGCACCCGGTGTGCCTACGCGAAAAAGCGCAAGGAGACGGCCGTCGAGGAGTTCATCGAAGCCCGCGAGCGCCTCGAGTCGGGGATCGAACTCACCTACTACCTGCCGGCGGCGGCCATCGACGAGGACGACTGCGTACTCGTCGTCGACGACCTGATCCGGTCGGGGGAAACCCAGGAACTGCTGCTCGACATCGTCGACGCCGCCGGGGCCGACATTGCGGGGGTCTTTGCGCTCATCGCGGCTGGTTCGGACGGGATCGACCGGGCACAGGCGCGAACCGACGCGCCGGTCGGCTCGTTGACGACGGTCTGA
- a CDS encoding winged helix-turn-helix domain-containing protein — MSHSTIQHHPCGISDGEDGCKPEQIITLLAENTARQLFLHADGPTTVQEFCDELDVAMTTAYRTVERLEDAGLLKRQPPTASPQTYVRASEHVTITYENPVRISCVKGGVPVYCEL, encoded by the coding sequence ATGAGCCACTCAACCATCCAGCACCACCCGTGTGGTATCAGCGACGGGGAGGACGGGTGCAAACCCGAGCAGATAATCACACTCCTCGCCGAGAACACCGCCCGCCAGCTATTTCTCCACGCGGACGGTCCGACGACCGTCCAGGAGTTCTGTGACGAACTCGACGTGGCGATGACGACTGCCTACCGAACCGTCGAACGACTCGAGGATGCAGGACTATTGAAACGACAGCCACCAACCGCCTCACCACAGACGTACGTCAGAGCGAGCGAACACGTCACAATTACGTACGAAAATCCGGTACGGATCTCGTGCGTGAAAGGCGGCGTTCCGGTGTACTGTGAGCTCTGA
- the cdd gene encoding cytidine deaminase, whose translation MDALIDAAREIQSRAHVPYSEYRVGAALETADGEVFVGCNLENANYSNSLHAEEVAIAEAVKNGHREFTRLAVSSGRRDGVTPCGMCRQTLVEFANDDLVILCDEGDDDPPREYTLGELLPNTITEEMLK comes from the coding sequence ATGGACGCGCTGATCGATGCCGCTCGTGAGATCCAATCGCGAGCCCACGTCCCTTACTCTGAGTACCGGGTCGGGGCCGCCCTCGAGACCGCCGACGGCGAAGTCTTCGTCGGCTGTAACCTCGAGAACGCCAACTACAGCAACAGCCTCCACGCCGAGGAAGTCGCCATCGCCGAGGCGGTCAAGAACGGTCACCGGGAGTTCACCCGACTCGCCGTGAGTTCGGGACGCCGGGACGGCGTCACACCCTGTGGTATGTGTCGCCAGACGCTGGTGGAGTTCGCGAACGACGACCTCGTGATTCTCTGTGACGAAGGCGACGACGATCCCCCCAGGGAGTACACACTCGGGGAACTCCTGCCGAATACGATTACCGAAGAAATGCTCAAGTGA
- a CDS encoding energy-coupling factor ABC transporter ATP-binding protein, translated as MLEFRSVCHEIVGVTVLKDVSLEIDDEAFVVLVGANGSGKTTLLRHCNGLLEPTSGAVLVDGTPVHYDLVAARTAVGMVFQHPRDQFVAATIGEDIAFGPENLGLERAEIDDRVTAALDAVRLEGRESDRIDTLSGGEQSRVAIAGALAMEPTHLLLDEPFTGLDEPARRSVLERLESLSQAGTGIVVATHDLRDVVPLADRVVGMRDGQVVIDDRPEAALEALAELDVRVPTEVD; from the coding sequence ATGCTCGAGTTCCGATCGGTTTGCCACGAAATCGTCGGCGTCACCGTCCTCAAGGACGTCTCGCTCGAGATCGACGACGAGGCGTTCGTCGTCCTCGTCGGCGCAAACGGCAGCGGAAAAACCACCCTGTTGCGCCACTGCAACGGGCTGCTCGAGCCGACGTCCGGAGCGGTGCTGGTCGACGGCACCCCCGTCCATTACGACCTGGTCGCCGCCCGAACGGCCGTCGGGATGGTCTTTCAACACCCGCGCGATCAGTTCGTCGCGGCGACGATTGGCGAGGACATCGCCTTCGGCCCGGAAAACCTGGGCCTCGAGCGTGCCGAGATCGACGACCGCGTCACGGCGGCACTCGATGCCGTCCGGCTCGAGGGGCGGGAATCGGATCGTATCGACACCCTCTCCGGCGGCGAACAGTCCCGCGTGGCCATCGCCGGCGCGCTCGCGATGGAACCGACGCACCTCCTGCTCGACGAGCCGTTCACCGGCCTCGACGAGCCCGCTCGCCGGTCGGTGCTCGAGCGGCTGGAATCGCTCTCGCAGGCGGGGACGGGAATCGTCGTCGCGACGCACGATCTTCGGGACGTCGTCCCCCTGGCCGATCGGGTCGTCGGAATGCGCGACGGCCAGGTTGTGATCGACGATCGGCCAGAGGCAGCGCTCGAGGCGCTCGCGGAACTCGACGTCCGCGTTCCAACGGAGGTCGATTGA
- a CDS encoding thioredoxin family protein, which translates to MVLQESESELEAGDAAPSFALEGVDGETYTLSSFADNEALLVVFTCNHCPYAKAKFDLLNELAAEYDDVAVVGINPNDADEYPEDSFSAMQELVEDGTISYDAYLRDSTQAVATAYGAVCTPDPFLFECDDEEFRLVYQGRLDDALNPDDEPTRFHIREAIDAVLAGEDVDLEWKPSQGCSIKWDGE; encoded by the coding sequence ATGGTACTACAAGAGTCCGAGTCCGAACTCGAGGCTGGCGACGCCGCCCCCAGTTTCGCACTCGAGGGCGTCGACGGTGAAACCTACACGCTCTCGTCGTTCGCCGACAACGAGGCACTGCTGGTCGTGTTCACCTGCAATCACTGCCCGTACGCGAAGGCGAAGTTCGACCTGCTCAACGAGTTGGCGGCGGAGTACGACGACGTCGCCGTCGTCGGCATCAACCCGAACGACGCCGATGAGTACCCCGAGGACTCCTTCTCGGCGATGCAGGAACTCGTCGAGGATGGAACGATCTCCTACGACGCCTACCTCCGCGATTCCACCCAGGCGGTGGCGACGGCCTACGGTGCGGTCTGTACGCCCGACCCGTTCCTGTTCGAGTGCGACGACGAGGAGTTCCGCCTCGTCTACCAGGGTCGCCTCGACGACGCCCTGAACCCCGACGACGAGCCGACGCGATTCCACATTCGCGAGGCCATCGACGCCGTCCTCGCCGGCGAGGACGTCGACCTCGAGTGGAAGCCGTCCCAGGGCTGTTCGATCAAGTGGGACGGCGAGTGA
- a CDS encoding energy-coupling factor transporter transmembrane component T family protein — protein MLAYEPDDTLAHRLDPRSKLAVQIGFAVAAIVHPTPRALTVLTLLALALLWSARVSIQRALVAYRFAFPLLLAAPLVSAITIGSPWIDPRQALEPALASYRIVLILLVSAAYIRSTPVRASRAAIQRTFPGKPGQLIGMGVALVFRFLPLLRSDLRTIRDASAARLGTERGQLERVTHLGTVAIERAFRRADRLSLALQARCFAWNPTLPPLSFTRLDAPALALAVVLVASALL, from the coding sequence GTGCTCGCCTACGAACCCGACGACACGCTCGCCCATCGGCTGGATCCGCGATCGAAACTCGCCGTCCAGATCGGTTTCGCCGTCGCTGCCATCGTCCATCCGACCCCGCGAGCGCTCACCGTATTGACGCTGCTCGCACTGGCACTCCTGTGGTCGGCCCGCGTGTCGATCCAGCGAGCACTCGTCGCGTACCGATTCGCCTTTCCGCTCTTGCTCGCGGCTCCACTGGTCAGCGCGATCACCATCGGGAGTCCGTGGATCGATCCGCGGCAGGCGCTCGAGCCGGCGCTCGCGAGCTACCGGATCGTGTTGATTCTGCTCGTCAGCGCCGCCTACATTCGATCGACGCCGGTTCGTGCCTCGCGAGCGGCAATCCAGCGAACGTTTCCGGGGAAACCCGGGCAGCTCATCGGGATGGGCGTCGCGCTCGTGTTTCGATTTCTTCCGCTCCTCCGATCCGACCTGCGGACGATTCGAGATGCCTCCGCGGCCCGGCTCGGAACCGAACGCGGGCAGCTCGAGCGGGTAACCCATCTCGGAACCGTGGCGATCGAGCGAGCTTTTCGGCGGGCCGACCGGCTCTCCCTCGCCCTCCAGGCGCGCTGTTTCGCGTGGAACCCGACGCTGCCACCGCTGTCGTTCACGCGACTGGACGCGCCGGCACTCGCGCTGGCGGTTGTGTTGGTAGCATCGGCACTGTTGTGA